From Thalassovita sp.:
GCGCCCTGGTCCAGCATTAGATCAAACCGCTGTGCGATCCGGGTGTTGAGCCAGTCTTTGTCCACATCAAACAGCACCGGGAAGGCTTCGGCCAGCGGCAGCAGCGGCGGCGGCGTTTCGGCCTGCCAGGCCCTGATGCCTTTGCCGGTGCTGTGCAGAACCTCCCAGGCGCGTTGCACCCGCATCGGGTTCAGCGTGTCGATGGCGGCGCGGGTTTCCGCGTCCAGCTCAGCCAGCAGTGCTTCGCGCCCTTCCTCCAGCAGGCGCTGATCGGCCAGCGCGCGGACCTCGGGTGGGGTGGCGGGGATATTGGCGAGGCCTTGCGTGAGGGCGGTGAAATAAAGGCCGGTGCCGCCGACAATGATCGGGCGTTGGCCCGCCAGCAGCGGCGCAACCTCACGCAGCCAATGGCCGACGGAGTATTCAGCGTCACCCGCAATATGGCCGTAAAGCAGATGCTGCGCCTGCGCTTCATCCTCAGGGGAGGGGCGCGCGGTCAGGACCCGCCAGTTGGCAAAGACCTGAATTGCATCAGCATTGAGGATCACGCCGCCCTGACGCGTTGCAATCTCCAGCGCCAGTGCGGATTTGCCCGATGCGGTGGGGCCTGCGATCAAAACAGGTTGCTCAGGCGATATTTGTGAAATCAGGTCCATAAATTAGCCCTTAACCGCTAAGTGACCCGGAAGGAAGGCTAGGCAGATGGATAAAACCCTGCAATTCTGGCCGCATATCACGCAAATGCCAAAGCGGCCTGATATTGCATTGAACCCGGCCCGGTTTTCCGACATTTTGCGCGAAATTTTGAGTCCTAGCCAGATGGAGCCCTTCATGGCCGCCGACACCTCCTCTCCCGTCACCATCGAAAAAGACACCAAGTTCAATCGCGTCATGCTGAAAATCAGCGGTGAGGCCTTGATGGGTGATCAAGGGATGGGGCTGCATCCGCCGACCGTTGAGCGGATCGCGCGGGAAGTGAAGACCGTGCATGATCTGGGTGTTGAGATCTGTATGGTCATCGGCGGCGGCAACATCTTCCGCGGCCTGTCCGGCGCTGCGCAGGGGATGGAGCGAACCACCGCGGATTACATGGGCATGCTGGCCACCGTGATGAACGCACTGGCGATGCAAAGCGCGCTGGAAAGCATCGGGGTCTTCACCCGTGTAATCTCGGCCATCCGGATGGATGAGGTGTGTGAGCCTTATATTCGCCGTCGCGCCGTGCGCCACCTGGAGAAAAAGCGGGTCTGCATTTTTGCGGCCGGCACCGGCAACCCCTATTTCACCACTGACACCGCCGCGACGCTGCGGGCCAATGAAATGGCCTGTGAGGCGATCTTCATGGGCAAAAACGGTGTCGATGGGATCTATGACAAAGACCCGGCCACCAATGCCGACGCGGTGCGTTATGAAGACATCACCTATGATGAGGTTCTGGCCAAGCACCTGAAGGTCATGGATGCCTCAGCTATTGCGCTGGCGCGTGACAACAACCTGCCGCTGATTGTCTTCCCGCTGGATGAACCGGGCGGGTTCAAGGGCATTCTGGCCGGCAAAGGCACCTATACAACTGTGCACAGCTAAAGCTGCAGACCGGTTTTGGATTTCGGGCGGCGCGGGACATCCTGCGCCGCCCTTTTTTTGGGGGAGCTCGGCTACGTGCGCGCGCCGTCTATTCCACCAGAACGGGACCGTAGGCCATGCGGTAGGCCAGTGCCACACCGCCTGCGCCGCCGACAACATTGCCCAAAACCACAGGGACCAGATTGCCGATCAGCGCCCCCGTTGTGACATCTGCCCCCGCGGCCATACCGGCCGGGATCAGGTAGAGGTTGGCAATGGAATGTTCCAACCCGATGGCAACAAAGGCCGAAACCGGCCAGACGATCGACAGGATCATCCCAATGGCGGTGCGGGCCGACACCGCCAGCCATACCGCAAGACAGACCAGCGCGTTGCACAGGACACCACGGCAGAAGGCTTCGGCAAAACCGAGGGTGCTTTTGGCCTCGGCAATGGCGACAGCGCGGCTGGCCATACTGCTCT
This genomic window contains:
- the miaA gene encoding tRNA (adenosine(37)-N6)-dimethylallyltransferase MiaA, with protein sequence MDLISQISPEQPVLIAGPTASGKSALALEIATRQGGVILNADAIQVFANWRVLTARPSPEDEAQAQHLLYGHIAGDAEYSVGHWLREVAPLLAGQRPIIVGGTGLYFTALTQGLANIPATPPEVRALADQRLLEEGREALLAELDAETRAAIDTLNPMRVQRAWEVLHSTGKGIRAWQAETPPPLLPLAEAFPVLFDVDKDWLNTRIAQRFDLMLDQGALDEAEANLPDWDPSHLSAKAIGAPELIAHLQGQMSLDQAREAATIATRQFAKRQRTWFRSKMKDWHAYRP
- the pyrH gene encoding UMP kinase gives rise to the protein MAADTSSPVTIEKDTKFNRVMLKISGEALMGDQGMGLHPPTVERIAREVKTVHDLGVEICMVIGGGNIFRGLSGAAQGMERTTADYMGMLATVMNALAMQSALESIGVFTRVISAIRMDEVCEPYIRRRAVRHLEKKRVCIFAAGTGNPYFTTDTAATLRANEMACEAIFMGKNGVDGIYDKDPATNADAVRYEDITYDEVLAKHLKVMDASAIALARDNNLPLIVFPLDEPGGFKGILAGKGTYTTVHS